A DNA window from uncultured Methanoregula sp. contains the following coding sequences:
- a CDS encoding DUF1622 domain-containing protein: MEVPAISGVISFCAFLLGIAGAALIIYGGFRAVIRVVLLEVKKASFTYNQIRRDFTDKIVFGLEFLIAADILATLLSPTEQDLINLAVVVVIRTILGYFLSKEAAEFKLQ, translated from the coding sequence ATGGAAGTTCCGGCAATTTCCGGGGTTATCAGTTTCTGCGCATTCCTTCTGGGGATCGCCGGGGCGGCGCTCATCATATACGGGGGTTTCCGGGCAGTAATCCGGGTAGTTCTCCTTGAAGTGAAAAAGGCATCCTTCACCTACAACCAGATCCGGCGGGACTTTACCGACAAAATTGTCTTCGGTCTCGAATTTCTCATCGCAGCTGATATCCTCGCCACCCTCCTCTCCCCCACCGAGCAGGATCTCATCAATCTTGCCGTGGTCGTGGTCATCCGGACGATCCTTGGCTATTTCCTCTCAAAAGAGGCTGCGGAGTTCAAACTCCAGTAA
- a CDS encoding ABC transporter ATP-binding protein, whose protein sequence is MDPVLTLETVSRTFSTNEGTCPALAGVSFEAHKNEILCIMGPSGCGKTTLLRIIGRLDKEDNGSIRISGEDNRYQAQTAMVFQDHSLFPWLTIHYNIVYGLRLGSRKQPEEEIKKRAERLLVLTRLESFAGSYPHQLSGGMKQRASVARALAVSPRILLLDEPFSALDPFTRRELEDEILRIRAAAHDSGNDITILLVTHNPEEAVYLGDRIIVLSDRPGRIRDIVSVDLPHPRNVADPGFLEVREHVAGLVKR, encoded by the coding sequence ATGGATCCTGTTCTCACGCTTGAAACAGTCTCGCGGACATTCAGCACGAATGAAGGTACCTGCCCGGCCCTTGCAGGTGTCTCTTTTGAGGCCCACAAAAACGAGATTCTCTGCATCATGGGACCCTCCGGGTGCGGGAAGACCACGCTCCTTCGGATCATTGGACGGCTCGATAAGGAGGACAACGGATCGATCCGGATATCGGGAGAGGACAACCGGTACCAGGCTCAGACGGCTATGGTCTTCCAGGATCACTCTCTCTTCCCCTGGCTGACTATTCACTATAACATTGTGTACGGACTCCGGCTTGGATCCCGGAAGCAACCCGAAGAAGAGATCAAAAAGAGGGCAGAACGTCTGCTGGTTCTCACCCGTCTTGAATCCTTCGCCGGTTCCTACCCGCACCAGCTCTCGGGGGGTATGAAGCAGCGGGCGTCCGTTGCCCGGGCGCTTGCCGTCAGCCCCCGGATCCTGCTGCTGGATGAGCCGTTCAGTGCTCTCGACCCGTTCACGCGCCGGGAACTGGAGGACGAGATTCTCAGGATCCGTGCTGCTGCCCACGACAGCGGGAACGATATCACCATCCTGCTCGTCACCCATAACCCGGAAGAAGCGGTGTACCTTGGCGACCGGATCATTGTCCTGTCCGACCGTCCGGGCAGGATCCGCGATATTGTCAGCGTCGATCTCCCGCACCCGCGGAATGTGGCAGATCCCGGTTTCCTTGAAGTCCGGGAACATGTAGCCGGACTTGTCAAACGGTGA
- a CDS encoding GNAT family N-acetyltransferase gives MKPVDYCSTDARDLELIRPLWEKLNNHHHSRAGIFRDHYERMRFEDRKIFFEGLAGTGSLRVDLAVDPETGKYIGYCVSSLSREKTGEIESIFVDEEYRNRGVGSHLITRALGWLNAGGSARNRVSVGDGNDDAFRFYQKFGFYPRMTVLEQKVK, from the coding sequence ATGAAACCTGTGGACTATTGTTCAACAGACGCCCGGGACCTCGAACTGATCCGCCCGCTCTGGGAAAAACTCAATAACCACCATCACAGCAGGGCCGGGATCTTCCGGGATCACTACGAACGGATGAGGTTTGAAGACCGGAAAATCTTTTTTGAAGGCCTTGCCGGCACCGGCTCACTGAGGGTGGATCTGGCTGTCGATCCGGAGACGGGGAAGTACATAGGATACTGCGTGAGCTCGCTCTCACGGGAAAAGACCGGGGAGATAGAGTCCATCTTTGTTGATGAAGAATATCGTAACCGGGGGGTTGGATCACACCTGATAACCCGTGCACTCGGCTGGCTGAACGCAGGCGGTTCTGCCAGGAACCGGGTTTCGGTCGGCGATGGGAATGATGATGCATTCAGATTTTACCAAAAATTCGGGTTTTATCCGCGGATGACGGTTCTTGAGCAGAAAGTGAAATAA
- a CDS encoding carboxymuconolactone decarboxylase family protein translates to MKDENRKVVEELLSRADAISDDILEDTRKMLGSMPFILPVLRERPEYFALSSLADEMICRPAHLSPKIVELVSLAAAASAGAEYCMNVHIRAAVKEGATRDEIYDTIMIAALIGKTRVLGPALREFCDIFPTEPKERQE, encoded by the coding sequence ATGAAAGACGAGAACCGGAAAGTTGTTGAGGAACTTCTCTCCCGTGCCGATGCCATCAGCGACGATATTCTTGAAGATACCCGGAAAATGCTGGGCAGTATGCCGTTCATCCTGCCGGTCCTGCGGGAACGGCCGGAGTACTTCGCGCTCTCATCCCTTGCCGATGAGATGATCTGCCGGCCTGCCCATCTGTCCCCGAAGATCGTGGAACTCGTCTCCCTGGCAGCCGCTGCCAGCGCAGGTGCGGAATATTGCATGAACGTGCATATCCGTGCTGCCGTAAAGGAAGGGGCAACCCGGGACGAAATCTATGATACGATCATGATAGCAGCGCTCATCGGCAAGACCCGGGTGCTTGGCCCGGCCCTCCGAGAATTCTGCGATATATTTCCGACAGAACCGAAGGAACGGCAGGAATAG
- a CDS encoding YHS domain-containing protein yields MATDPVCLMIVDEDDAKYTSIYKNQKYYFCCNWCKKQFEENTKRYTRIANEVSVNLKEIT; encoded by the coding sequence ATGGCAACCGATCCCGTATGTCTGATGATTGTTGACGAAGACGATGCAAAATACACGAGTATATACAAGAACCAGAAATATTATTTCTGCTGTAACTGGTGCAAGAAGCAGTTCGAGGAGAACACGAAGCGCTATACCCGGATTGCCAACGAGGTCAGCGTCAACTTAAAAGAGATAACCTGA
- a CDS encoding flavodoxin domain-containing protein produces the protein MTVRILVAYATRNDSTAEIAEAIGKELEKAGPAVTVAEISTIRSLEGYTAVVIGGPLYMGRMDGPVIKFVKKFLVELADVPVAVFAVGLAPKDPKPEAVGMAMEALAKAIEPLTPVSSILFAGRLDPARLGFFMRKFMEMAKIPYGDFRNWDAIAAWSRELPEKLQIKK, from the coding sequence ATGACGGTCCGGATACTTGTTGCATACGCTACCCGGAATGACTCAACAGCCGAGATTGCAGAGGCAATTGGAAAGGAACTGGAAAAGGCCGGTCCTGCGGTAACGGTAGCAGAAATATCGACCATCCGGTCACTTGAAGGGTATACCGCAGTCGTGATAGGCGGGCCGCTCTATATGGGAAGAATGGACGGTCCGGTGATAAAATTTGTAAAAAAGTTCCTTGTGGAACTGGCGGACGTTCCCGTTGCAGTGTTTGCAGTCGGGCTTGCCCCGAAAGATCCAAAACCCGAGGCAGTTGGAATGGCTATGGAGGCACTCGCCAAGGCCATAGAACCCCTCACCCCCGTCTCTTCTATCCTGTTCGCCGGCAGACTGGATCCGGCCAGGCTCGGTTTTTTCATGCGCAAATTCATGGAGATGGCAAAGATACCGTATGGCGATTTCCGCAACTGGGATGCTATCGCCGCATGGTCCAGGGAGCTGCCGGAAAAGCTGCAAATAAAAAAGTAG
- a CDS encoding PAS domain S-box protein — protein MSNVLYVDDEPALLDVGKEFLEMSGQLCVETATTVKDALDKIQFKKFDAIISDYQMPDMSGIEFLRHIRSKHHDIPFILFTGRGREEIVIEALNCGADFYLQKGGEQKSQFAELEHKINNAIDRKRTHDALKESEQRVLDIINFLPDATFAVNLENQVIAWNRTIEEMTGIHRDAILGTSDYSYSVPFYGEKRPILIDLVLNKDKNIEKQYPYLKRVGDKIITEIWSSNLYRGKGAHIGIIASPLYDTSGNIIGAIEAIRDVTDKKEAEEKLKRKNDELHAAYEQLTATEEELRANYEELSRSEEDLRLSEERYRNVVEDQTEFICRFTPDGRLTFVNDAYCRYFGLDKGTCFEKAHTVVLPPEDLQLMKRHLSAFTPKNPTSIIEHRIIMPSGEVRWQRWSDRAIFDKDGRIIEYQSVGRDTTEKNEAEEKLKRKNDELHAAYEQLTATEEELRANYEELSRSEEDLRLSEERYRSVVEDQTEFICRFTPDGRLTFVNDAYCRYFGLDKKTCIGRRHTVVIPPEDQAPMKKHLAAISPENPVNLFEHRIIMPSGEVRWQRWSDRAIFDKDGHIIEYQSVGRDTTEKNEAEENLKRKNEELHAAYEQLTAAEEELRANYEELSRSEQELRLSEERYRNVVEDQTEFICRFTPDGTHLFVNEAYCRYFGKKREDIIGHSFMPDVPPEDRSLIRAHFASFSPNHPVHSVEHRIIMPSGEVRWQQWSERAVFNEMGVVTEYQSVGRDITSRKRIEFALSEANIKLNLLSSITRHDVLNQLTVLQGYCGLVEGKITDSLTRGWIERAIQASEVIRSQILFTQQYQDLGMQKPLWQDISLTAMIICQNNGFSQVSIDENLAGVEIFADPLLKTVFYHLFENAVMHGNKMTRITVHGKSNPSGFTLIIEDDGDGIRQDDKKTIFQKGYGKHTGLGLYLVREVLLITGLTIEETGEPGKGARFEIRVPADMYRGSLKTRQ, from the coding sequence ATGTCAAACGTGCTTTATGTTGACGATGAGCCCGCTCTTCTGGACGTTGGTAAAGAATTCCTTGAAATGTCGGGACAACTCTGCGTTGAAACAGCAACTACGGTAAAAGATGCACTTGACAAAATTCAATTCAAAAAATTCGATGCGATCATATCAGATTACCAGATGCCCGATATGTCCGGCATCGAGTTTCTCCGTCATATCCGTTCGAAACACCATGACATTCCGTTTATTCTGTTCACCGGCAGGGGCCGGGAAGAAATTGTTATCGAGGCATTGAACTGCGGTGCCGATTTTTACCTCCAGAAGGGAGGAGAGCAGAAATCCCAGTTTGCCGAACTCGAACATAAAATCAACAATGCCATCGATCGGAAGCGGACCCACGATGCATTAAAGGAATCAGAACAGCGGGTGCTGGACATCATCAATTTCCTGCCCGATGCAACGTTTGCGGTAAATCTCGAGAACCAGGTTATTGCATGGAACAGAACGATCGAAGAGATGACCGGAATACACCGGGACGCAATCCTCGGAACCAGTGATTATTCCTATTCTGTTCCGTTTTATGGTGAAAAACGCCCTATTCTGATAGATCTGGTTCTGAACAAAGACAAGAATATTGAAAAACAGTATCCGTATCTGAAAAGAGTCGGGGATAAGATCATAACTGAAATATGGAGTTCGAACCTGTATCGCGGTAAGGGGGCCCATATCGGGATCATTGCATCCCCGCTCTATGATACCAGCGGGAATATCATTGGAGCGATCGAGGCTATCCGCGATGTCACCGATAAGAAAGAAGCCGAGGAGAAACTGAAGCGCAAGAATGATGAGCTGCACGCAGCTTACGAGCAGCTGACCGCGACCGAAGAGGAACTGCGGGCGAACTATGAAGAGCTCAGCCGAAGCGAGGAAGATCTCCGGCTCAGCGAGGAGCGGTACCGGAACGTTGTAGAGGACCAGACGGAATTCATCTGCCGTTTTACCCCTGATGGCAGACTTACGTTCGTCAACGATGCCTACTGCCGTTACTTCGGCCTTGATAAAGGGACCTGTTTTGAGAAGGCCCATACGGTAGTTCTGCCACCTGAGGATCTTCAGCTGATGAAACGGCATTTATCGGCATTCACTCCAAAGAATCCTACCAGTATTATCGAACATCGTATCATCATGCCGTCCGGTGAAGTGCGGTGGCAGCGCTGGAGCGATCGGGCGATCTTCGACAAGGACGGCCGTATCATAGAATACCAGTCAGTCGGGAGGGACACGACCGAAAAAAATGAAGCTGAGGAGAAACTGAAACGCAAGAATGATGAGCTGCATGCAGCCTACGAGCAGCTGACCGCGACCGAAGAGGAACTGCGGGCGAACTATGAAGAGCTCAGCCGAAGCGAGGAAGATCTCCGGCTCAGCGAGGAGCGGTACCGGAGTGTTGTGGAGGACCAGACGGAATTCATCTGCCGTTTTACCCCTGATGGCAGACTTACGTTCGTCAACGATGCCTACTGCCGTTACTTTGGCCTTGATAAGAAGACCTGCATCGGTCGCAGGCATACGGTAGTAATACCTCCTGAAGACCAGGCACCGATGAAAAAGCATCTGGCAGCGATCTCTCCGGAAAACCCGGTTAATCTCTTCGAACACCGTATCATCATGCCGTCCGGTGAAGTGCGGTGGCAGCGCTGGAGCGATCGGGCGATCTTCGACAAGGACGGCCATATCATAGAATACCAGTCAGTCGGGAGGGACACGACAGAAAAAAATGAAGCTGAGGAGAACCTGAAGCGCAAGAATGAAGAACTGCATGCAGCCTACGAGCAGCTGACCGCGGCCGAAGAAGAACTGCGGGCAAATTATGAAGAGCTCAGCCGAAGCGAACAGGAGCTCCGGCTCAGTGAAGAACGATACCGGAACGTTGTAGAGGACCAGACAGAATTTATCTGCCGGTTTACCCCGGATGGAACCCATCTCTTTGTCAATGAGGCCTACTGCCGGTATTTCGGGAAAAAGCGCGAAGATATTATCGGCCATTCCTTTATGCCGGATGTCCCACCGGAGGATCGCTCCCTCATCAGGGCCCATTTTGCGTCATTCAGTCCCAATCACCCTGTACATTCTGTTGAACACCGGATCATCATGCCCTCCGGAGAAGTACGGTGGCAGCAATGGTCGGAAAGGGCTGTTTTTAATGAAATGGGTGTTGTGACTGAGTACCAGTCCGTGGGAAGGGACATCACCAGCCGTAAGCGCATCGAATTTGCATTATCCGAAGCGAATATAAAACTCAACCTCCTGTCCAGTATAACCCGGCATGACGTTCTCAATCAGCTGACGGTTCTCCAGGGGTATTGCGGGCTGGTTGAGGGAAAGATAACGGATTCCCTGACCAGAGGGTGGATCGAGAGAGCAATCCAGGCCAGTGAAGTTATTCGCAGCCAGATCCTGTTCACCCAGCAATACCAGGATCTTGGTATGCAGAAACCTCTCTGGCAGGATATCTCTCTGACTGCCATGATAATCTGCCAGAATAACGGTTTTTCACAGGTATCCATCGACGAGAATCTGGCCGGTGTCGAGATATTTGCCGACCCGCTCCTCAAAACGGTTTTTTACCATCTTTTTGAGAATGCAGTCATGCACGGGAACAAGATGACCCGTATTACCGTACATGGAAAGTCAAATCCTTCAGGGTTTACCCTTATTATTGAGGATGACGGGGATGGGATCCGTCAAGATGACAAAAAAACAATTTTCCAGAAAGGGTATGGCAAACATACCGGTCTTGGACTGTATCTCGTCCGGGAGGTACTGTTGATCACGGGTCTTACGATCGAGGAAACCGGTGAACCCGGCAAGGGAGCCCGTTTCGAGATCCGGGTTCCTGCGGATATGTACCGTGGATCCTTAAAAACCAGGCAATAG
- a CDS encoding sodium-translocating pyrophosphatase — translation MIENVLLIVIAICIIALALAAILTRNLLSQDEGTPKMREVADAIRVGAEAFIKRQYSTIAVLAIVTAVVIFAIYYLTGQQSIALATAASFVVGAACSAIAGVVAMWIAVRTNIRTASAAQTSDGKALDFSFRGGAISGLIITSMSLLGVSLTYIALGADPTHTPFVIIGFAFGASFVALFAQLGGGIYTKAADVGADIVGKVEAGIPEDDVRNPATIADLVGDNVGDCAGRGADLFESTAAENIGAMILGVALFPIFGVNGILFPIVMCSLGLLASMIGILSVKGKDGADPMDAMNRGYYITAIISAFFLFGGVYYLLGATPGWIYFVIAGLVGIALSVAFLRVTLYYTDHHYRPVQDIANSSETGAGTNIIMGFSVGLETTAVPAVLIGISLLISYWCGTMTGIPQGGLYGTAVATIGMLMVCAYVLTMDTFGPIADNAGGIVEMSGAPDAVRHRMDKLDAAGNTTKALTKGYAIGSASLAVFLLFNAYMADIAKLTGKAFEIVNLASLPVFVGALIGAMLVFLFASLAIRAVSKTAQYVIEEVRVQFRDPGIMAGTKKPDYARVIDITTQGALKNMVLPGALVILFPIVIGVTMKYEALAGFLMVATITGILLALILNNSGGAWDNAKKYIETGVHGGKKSEAHKAAVIGDTVGDPFKDTAGPSLHVLIKLLATLTLVLAPIFI, via the coding sequence ATGATCGAAAACGTATTACTAATCGTGATTGCGATCTGTATCATCGCTCTGGCCCTTGCCGCAATCCTGACGCGTAACCTCCTCTCGCAGGACGAGGGAACGCCCAAGATGCGCGAGGTTGCCGATGCGATCCGGGTGGGTGCGGAAGCATTCATCAAGCGCCAGTATTCGACTATCGCCGTGCTTGCCATCGTAACTGCAGTGGTGATCTTTGCTATTTATTATCTCACCGGACAACAATCGATCGCCCTTGCTACGGCAGCGTCTTTTGTGGTTGGTGCAGCCTGCAGTGCAATCGCCGGCGTTGTTGCCATGTGGATTGCTGTCAGGACCAACATCCGCACGGCATCCGCAGCGCAGACCAGCGACGGGAAGGCACTTGACTTCTCATTCCGCGGCGGGGCCATCTCCGGTCTGATCATCACCTCGATGTCGCTCCTCGGTGTCTCGCTGACCTATATCGCCCTCGGTGCAGACCCGACCCACACCCCGTTCGTCATCATCGGGTTCGCCTTCGGTGCCTCGTTCGTTGCACTCTTCGCCCAGCTCGGTGGCGGTATCTACACGAAAGCCGCTGATGTCGGTGCAGACATTGTCGGCAAGGTCGAAGCAGGTATCCCTGAAGACGATGTCCGGAACCCGGCCACCATTGCAGACCTCGTTGGCGACAACGTTGGCGACTGTGCCGGCCGTGGCGCTGACCTCTTCGAGTCCACTGCAGCCGAGAACATCGGTGCAATGATCCTCGGTGTCGCGCTCTTCCCGATCTTCGGTGTCAACGGGATCCTTTTCCCGATCGTCATGTGTTCGCTCGGTCTCCTTGCAAGCATGATCGGTATCCTCTCGGTCAAGGGCAAAGACGGTGCCGACCCGATGGACGCCATGAACCGCGGGTATTACATCACCGCAATCATCTCTGCGTTCTTCCTCTTCGGCGGAGTCTATTATCTCCTCGGTGCAACACCCGGCTGGATATACTTCGTCATTGCAGGTCTCGTGGGTATTGCCCTATCCGTAGCCTTCCTCAGGGTCACTCTCTACTATACCGACCACCACTACCGCCCGGTCCAGGATATCGCGAATTCCTCTGAGACCGGCGCAGGAACCAACATCATTATGGGATTCTCGGTTGGTCTCGAGACCACCGCGGTCCCGGCGGTCCTTATCGGCATTTCGCTCCTCATCTCCTACTGGTGCGGAACCATGACCGGTATCCCCCAGGGCGGCCTCTACGGTACTGCCGTTGCAACCATCGGTATGCTGATGGTCTGTGCCTACGTCCTTACCATGGACACCTTCGGCCCCATTGCCGACAATGCCGGCGGCATCGTTGAGATGAGCGGTGCACCGGATGCAGTCCGGCACCGCATGGACAAGCTCGATGCAGCCGGCAACACCACCAAGGCACTGACCAAGGGGTATGCCATCGGCAGTGCATCCCTTGCCGTATTCCTGCTCTTCAACGCCTACATGGCCGACATTGCCAAGCTCACCGGCAAGGCATTCGAGATCGTCAACCTGGCAAGCCTGCCCGTCTTTGTCGGCGCACTCATCGGCGCAATGCTCGTCTTCCTCTTTGCAAGCCTCGCCATCCGTGCAGTCTCCAAGACAGCGCAATATGTTATCGAAGAGGTCCGCGTCCAGTTCAGGGATCCCGGTATCATGGCAGGAACCAAGAAGCCCGACTATGCCCGTGTCATTGATATCACGACCCAGGGTGCGCTGAAGAACATGGTCCTTCCGGGCGCTCTTGTGATCCTGTTCCCGATCGTCATCGGTGTCACCATGAAGTACGAGGCTCTCGCCGGCTTCCTCATGGTCGCAACCATCACCGGTATCCTCCTTGCACTCATCCTGAACAACAGCGGTGGTGCATGGGACAATGCCAAGAAATACATCGAGACCGGTGTTCATGGCGGCAAGAAGAGCGAGGCCCACAAGGCAGCAGTCATCGGAGATACCGTCGGCGACCCGTTCAAGGACACTGCCGGCCCGTCGCTTCACGTGCTCATCAAGCTCCTTGCTACCTTGACGCTCGTGCTTGCGCCAATCTTCATCTGA
- a CDS encoding ABC transporter permease, whose product MALISRSTLIHAAKGLFLVVLLLVIWEALALLIGNSYILPTLGEIIVILLHPAAPLLGGESLLTDTASSIFKVLIGFFCAAALAIPAGVLIGYSREVYAYFNPIIQILRPVPPIAWVPFSIAWFGIGVHSIIFIIFMGALFPILINTIDAVHSIRRPWIDVAVMFRATTLERITTVIIPGSLPQIWTGLRIGFGLAWMCVVAAEMLPGTSQGLGFLIMYAYNLGQLQVIGAGMVVIGIIGLAADGIFQLGQARLFFWQGRD is encoded by the coding sequence ATGGCACTCATCTCTAGATCCACACTCATTCATGCAGCAAAAGGACTTTTCCTTGTTGTCTTACTCCTCGTCATCTGGGAGGCATTGGCACTTCTCATCGGGAATTCCTATATCCTCCCGACCCTTGGTGAAATTATTGTCATCCTGCTCCACCCGGCGGCACCGCTTCTCGGCGGCGAATCGCTTCTTACCGATACCGCCAGCAGTATATTCAAGGTGCTGATCGGCTTTTTCTGTGCCGCAGCCCTGGCGATACCCGCCGGTGTCCTGATCGGCTATTCCCGGGAAGTCTATGCCTATTTCAATCCCATCATCCAGATTCTCCGGCCGGTTCCCCCGATTGCCTGGGTCCCCTTCTCCATTGCATGGTTTGGTATCGGCGTTCATTCCATCATCTTCATCATCTTCATGGGAGCGCTCTTCCCCATTCTCATCAATACGATCGATGCAGTGCACAGTATCCGCCGGCCGTGGATCGATGTGGCCGTGATGTTCAGGGCAACAACGCTCGAAAGGATAACAACGGTCATCATACCGGGTTCGCTTCCCCAGATCTGGACCGGCCTCAGGATTGGTTTCGGTCTTGCATGGATGTGCGTGGTTGCCGCCGAGATGCTTCCCGGCACAAGCCAGGGACTTGGCTTTTTGATCATGTACGCTTACAATCTCGGGCAGCTCCAGGTGATCGGGGCGGGTATGGTGGTGATCGGCATCATAGGTCTTGCTGCTGACGGGATCTTCCAGCTTGGCCAGGCACGACTCTTCTTCTGGCAGGGGAGGGACTGA
- a CDS encoding PKD domain-containing protein, translating into MHDDHALNEMIAAILIIALVIAMAALVFLFSSGMLSNLTKPTFIAPKISAATVSGKDVIDVSNLGGDVIYLNVPKLHYNEMGVYVDTPDGTSKALPLPGVDQFSPGKTLYIFKGPDGYRIADNPADLASPSAQSVPAGQVAVRLVDENSQLLLAKWGDAAGSVPSPVPTPTPTVTPSPTPSPDPVKAAFSRDPGQGVVPLTVRFTDASTGPVTAWHWTFGDGGTTVEQNPSHIFTKTGDYTVSLTVSNATGGTDTFTWPGCVRGMIRADFTGSPVSGPAPLAVQFTDTSVPDPATWLWDFGDGDTGNSSQRNPVHIFRNAGTYTVKLTASDTGGSDTAVKPGYIIVQNLPAPVAGFTGTPVSGTAPLSVQFTDTSTGSSTVWSWDFGDEDTTNSTLQNPVHRYTKTGSFTVTLQSGNQGGTSTPFTRPGYITVSSSPTPLTISWVWPDNLRHGHTHKDVDLEGTGFIETGTTRVLLQHAGEKDIEGEWVKVLRPTHLIFDLDLPQSATPGDWDLTVINPDGRTCTLKDGFKIKT; encoded by the coding sequence ATGCATGATGATCACGCGCTCAACGAGATGATAGCTGCCATCCTGATTATTGCTCTCGTGATTGCCATGGCCGCACTGGTTTTTCTTTTCTCTTCAGGTATGTTGTCAAACCTCACCAAACCAACATTTATTGCCCCGAAGATCAGTGCCGCGACCGTCAGTGGAAAAGATGTAATAGACGTCTCCAATCTGGGAGGGGATGTCATCTATCTCAATGTGCCCAAACTCCACTATAACGAGATGGGTGTGTATGTCGATACGCCGGATGGCACTTCCAAGGCCCTGCCATTACCTGGGGTAGATCAGTTCAGCCCCGGTAAAACGCTCTATATCTTTAAAGGACCGGATGGATACAGGATTGCTGACAACCCGGCCGATCTCGCATCGCCGTCCGCCCAGTCGGTTCCTGCCGGCCAGGTGGCAGTCCGGCTCGTGGACGAAAATTCGCAGCTTCTCCTTGCAAAGTGGGGAGATGCAGCAGGTTCGGTTCCTTCTCCGGTTCCCACGCCTACACCGACCGTAACCCCTTCACCAACTCCGTCTCCTGATCCAGTGAAAGCCGCCTTTTCCCGGGATCCGGGGCAGGGTGTTGTACCGTTAACAGTCCGGTTCACGGATGCATCGACCGGCCCCGTCACCGCGTGGCACTGGACATTTGGCGATGGCGGAACAACAGTTGAACAGAATCCGTCCCATATCTTTACAAAAACCGGAGATTATACCGTGAGCCTGACGGTTTCCAATGCAACCGGCGGTACGGATACTTTTACGTGGCCCGGGTGCGTCCGGGGAATGATCAGGGCGGATTTTACTGGTTCACCGGTATCCGGTCCGGCCCCCCTTGCCGTGCAGTTCACAGATACATCAGTTCCGGATCCGGCAACCTGGCTGTGGGATTTTGGTGACGGGGATACCGGGAACTCATCGCAGAGGAACCCGGTACATATTTTCAGGAATGCAGGCACCTATACCGTAAAACTGACCGCATCGGATACCGGGGGATCCGATACTGCGGTAAAGCCCGGCTATATCATCGTTCAGAACCTGCCCGCTCCGGTGGCCGGTTTCACCGGCACTCCGGTTTCAGGAACTGCCCCCCTATCCGTCCAGTTCACGGACACATCCACGGGGAGCTCTACCGTGTGGTCATGGGACTTCGGGGATGAGGATACAACCAACAGCACCCTGCAGAACCCGGTTCACCGGTATACAAAGACGGGAAGTTTTACGGTGACGTTGCAATCGGGCAACCAGGGTGGCACCAGCACCCCGTTCACACGACCGGGCTACATAACGGTCTCCAGTTCCCCGACGCCACTCACGATCTCGTGGGTCTGGCCGGACAACCTCAGACATGGCCACACTCACAAGGATGTGGATCTGGAAGGAACCGGTTTTATCGAGACAGGGACAACCCGGGTCCTCCTGCAGCATGCCGGCGAGAAGGATATCGAAGGCGAATGGGTCAAGGTGCTTCGCCCGACCCACCTGATCTTCGATCTCGATCTTCCCCAGAGTGCAACACCGGGGGACTGGGATCTCACGGTCATCAATCCTGATGGCAGAACCTGTACCCTGAAAGATGGGTTTAAGATCAAAACATGA